In the genome of Nonomuraea sp. NBC_00507, the window CGTGACCTCGTCGTGGGCGGGATCGGCCACGTGCCCGCCGCGCAGCGTGTTGTCCGCGATCAGCAGCCCGCCGGGCCGCATGCGCTCGATCAGCAACTCGTAGTAGCCGGGGTAGTTGCCCTTGTCGGCGTCCAGGAAGGCGAGGTCGACGGTCTGGTCGAAGGCGGCCAGCGTCTCCATGGCCGGCCCCAGCGTGAGCGTCACCCGGTCGGCCACGCCGCCCTCCGCCCAATAGCGGCGCGCGATCGACGTCCACTTCTCGCTCACGTCGAAGCAGTGCAGCCGGCCGCCCGACAGCCCACGGGCGATGCACAGGGACGAATAGCCGGTGAACGTCCCCACCTCCACGGCCACCTCAGGCGCCATCAGCTGGGTGATCATCGTGAGGAAAAGGCCCTGGTCAGGGGAGATCTGCATGACCGCGGAGCCGCCCGTGACCTCCATGGTCTCCTTGGTCAGCTCCTCCAGCAGGGGATCGGGCTTGGTGGAGTGCTCAAGGACATACCGCGCGACGGCGGGAGTGATGAGGTCTGCCTTCATAAGGCCACGATAGGGTCTCGCAAGTGATGAAGCGGTTTGCGGCGGTCGTACTGGCCTGCGTGGTTCTGTCCGTGTTGTGGTTTGCCCAGCCGGGCACGTCGTCCGATGGCGTGCAGCTGAGCAGGCAGGCGGACGGCTCCATGGTGATGGCGGACAGGTCGAGCGACGCCCCTGTGCTGGACGTGTACGAGGACTACGACTGCCCGGTGTGCAAGGACATGCATGCCAAGGTCGACGCCACGATCCAGCGGCTGGCGCGCGAGGGCAAGGTCAAGGTCGTCTTCCACCCGGTGACGATCTTCCAGGACGAGCCCATGCGCTCCAACTCCGTCCGCGCCGCCGCGGCCGCCCGCTGCGTTCCCGAGGCGAACTGGCTGGCCTTCCGTGACGAGCTGTACGCCATCCAGCCCGCGCCGCACGGCGAGGCGTCAGGGTTCACCGTCGAGGAGCTGGTCAAGGCGGCCAGGAAGGCAGGCGCGGCGGTCGACGAGTGCGTGACCTCGCAGTCGTACGCGAAGGCGCACCTGGAGCAGACCGCCACGATCCGGCTGGAGGGCACGCCGACCCTGGTCCTGGACGGGCAGTTGCTCGGCGACGAGGCGTTCGACGCCACCGCGCTCGAAAAGGCCATCACCGGGGGCACGGGCGTAGAGGTGTGACCCGGAGATCCCACAAGATGAGACCGGTGTGCCAAGTGGTGAATCGCTATGGCACACTGGGTGACACCATGTTCTACGGTCTGCTCATTATCGACAGGCGCGCTGGCTGACACAGGGACAACGCCAGCGCGCAGACCTCTCACGTCCGTGAGGGGTCTTTTTGTTTTCACGAAAAGAGAGGCTCATGGCCGACGACCGCTTCCACGTATACGACACGACCCTGCGAGACGGCGCGCAGCAGGAGGGGCTCAACCTGACCGTCGCCGACAAGCTCGCCGTCGCGCGTCACCTGGACGGGCTGGGCGTCGGCTTCATTGAGGGGGGCTGGCCCGGCGCCAACCCCAAGGACACCGAGTTCTTCAGGCGCGCTCAAACAGAGCTCGACCTGAAGCATGCGCAACTCGCCGCGTTCGGCGCGACCCGCCGGGCCGGTGTGAAGGCAGCCGATGACCCTTTGGTGGCCGCTTTGCGCGAATCCGGCGCGCCGGTCGTGACCCTTGTCGCCAAGAGTCACGACCGGCACGTGGAGCTGGCCCTCCGCACGACTCTCCAGGAGAACCTCGCGATGATCCGCGACACGGTCTCTCACCTTCGTGCGGAGGGCCAGCGGGTCTTCCTCGACGCCGAGCACTTCTTCGACGGTTACAAGTCCAATCCAGCCTACGCGCTGGAGGTCCTCAGGACGGCCGCCGAGGCCGGAGCCGACGTCATCGCCCTGTGCGACACCAATGGCGGCATGCTCCCCGACGAGCTGGCCGACATCGTCAACGAGGCCGTTCAGGCCGGCGCCCGCGTCGGCATCCACTGCCACGACGACACCGGCTGCGCGGTCGCCAACACGCTGGCCGCCGTCAAGGCGGGCGCCACCCACGTGCAGGGCTGCGCCAACGGCTACGGCGAGCGCTCCGGCAACGCCAACCTCTTCACCGTCGTCGCCAACCTGCAGCTCAAGCGGGGATTCGACCTGGTGCCGGCGGCCGCGCTCGCCGACATGACCCGCATCGCGCACGCCATCACCGAGGTCACCAACGTCACCCCCAACTCCCACGCGCCCTACGTCGGCATGTCCGCCTTCGCCCACAAGGCCGGCCTGCACGCCAGCGCGATCAAGGTCGACCCCAACCTCTACCAGCACATCGACCCGGCCGCCGTCGGCAACGACATGCGCATGCTGGTCTCCGACATGGCAGGCCGCGCCTCGGTCGAGCTCAAGGGCCGCGAGCTGGGCTACGAGCTGACGCCCGAGCACACCAAGACGCTGGTCGAGCGGGTCAAGGACCTGGAGTCCAAGGGCTTCACGTTCGAGGCCGCGGACGCCTCCTTCGAGCTGCTGTTGCGTGACACCGTGGCCGGGGAGCGCAAGCGCCACTTCGACGTGGAGTCCTGGCGGGTCATCGTCGAGCGGACCAAGGGCGGCGAGTTGGTCAGCGAGGCCACCGTCAAGGTGCACGCCAAGGGCGAGCGCATCGTGGCCACCGGCGAGGGCAACGGCCCCGTCAACGCCCTGGACAAGGCCGTCCGCCTGGCGCTGGAGCAGCTCTACCCCGAGCTGGCCAGGCTGGAGCTGGTCGACTTCAAGGTCCGCATACTGGAGGACACGCACGGCACCGACGCCATCACCCGCGTCCTGATCACCTCCAGCGACGACACGGGCGAATGGGCCACCGTCGGCGTCGCCGAGAACATCATCGACGCCTCCTGGCAAGCACTGGAGCAGGCGGTCACGTACGGCCTGCTGCGTGCCGGCCGCGACTGCTGAGAGCCCCGCAGGCGGCCGGCGTGCCGGCCGCCGCTAGAACAGGTCGGCAGGGAACGACACACCGTCGACCGTGACCTTCCCGCCCGAGCACGACACCTTGGGCGACTCGGCGCCGGGCACGATCACCGTCAGCAGGGACGCGGCCGCCGGGGACACGACCACGTTGGTCGGCTTCTTCGACAGGTAGGTCGGCGACACCCAGCCGAGCTTGCCGCCGCGCTCCACCTTCTGCCCGCCGACCCGGTCGCAGGAGGCGGAGAACTGCAGCAGCGTGACCTTGAACTTGCCGTCCTCCAGCACCACCTTGCCGCCGCCGTTGGAGACCACCTTCAGCGAGGGGTCGAAGCGCCACACGTTTCTGACCTTCTTGCCGCCGGAGGCCGTGTCCAGCACGGCCATCACGTCCTCGCCGTGGTTCACCAGCACGGACCGGGTCCGGCTCACCCCGTAGGCCTGGTCGGTGAGCCGGAAGGCCTGCCGGTCCGAGCCGTACTTCGACTCCGTGAGCTTGGAGGACGTGCGCGGCCTGAAGCGGGCTCCGACCACGGTGGGGACGTTGTGCGCCTCAGGCGACATCGTCCAGTAGCGGTAGGAGCTCTTCTCGTAGGAGTGGAAGCCGCCGTCGACGAGGATGTCGCGGCCCTGCGCGTAGTACGTGACGCCCAGGTGATCCTCGTGCCCGTGGAACTTCAGGCCGGGCCCGAACCTGATCGAGTAGTACGCCGAGTCGGGCTTGCCCCAGGCGGTCCGGCCGAACACGTAACCCGCCCGGTACGCCTTGACCTCCTGCTTCGGCGTGCCGGTCTCCATCTTCGGCTCGGTCTCCGCGCTGCCGTCCCCGAGGGGCGCCATGTAGCCGTTCGGCATGGTCGCGTGGGCGATGAAGTCCTTCAGCGCCTCGGTCCGCGAGGCGATCGTGCCGGGCACCTTGCGGTCGCAGGACTTCATGACGGTCATCGCGAACTGGAGCCGGCTGTAGACGTAGACCGCGTACCGCGGCGCCTGCTCCATCAGCGCGCCCTGCGCGTCCACGTCGATCGCC includes:
- a CDS encoding O-methyltransferase, which codes for MKADLITPAVARYVLEHSTKPDPLLEELTKETMEVTGGSAVMQISPDQGLFLTMITQLMAPEVAVEVGTFTGYSSLCIARGLSGGRLHCFDVSEKWTSIARRYWAEGGVADRVTLTLGPAMETLAAFDQTVDLAFLDADKGNYPGYYELLIERMRPGGLLIADNTLRGGHVADPAHDEVTTVEIREFNDLVIEDPRVTVLVLPVADGMTLIRKK
- a CDS encoding DsbA family protein → MKRFAAVVLACVVLSVLWFAQPGTSSDGVQLSRQADGSMVMADRSSDAPVLDVYEDYDCPVCKDMHAKVDATIQRLAREGKVKVVFHPVTIFQDEPMRSNSVRAAAAARCVPEANWLAFRDELYAIQPAPHGEASGFTVEELVKAARKAGAAVDECVTSQSYAKAHLEQTATIRLEGTPTLVLDGQLLGDEAFDATALEKAITGGTGVEV
- a CDS encoding heparinase II/III domain-containing protein; the protein is MRRLAIPLALMLALGGLVSPAQADDKVTRTAQCQGDWLPGTPTADDVMRGELSLVGLPAYKLGKKINWDASPYKNRSWEFVFQSLRWMGTLVVEYENTGERSYLDRAEEIAKDWVANNKYGARGTQPYVWKDHPVSLRTQPLLCLSMHVKEGWLKDSLAAHAKLLSDSRLYKKGHNHGIDQDIALMGIGCRYGRKDWADLASRRLTGTVAIDVDAQGALMEQAPRYAVYVYSRLQFAMTVMKSCDRKVPGTIASRTEALKDFIAHATMPNGYMAPLGDGSAETEPKMETGTPKQEVKAYRAGYVFGRTAWGKPDSAYYSIRFGPGLKFHGHEDHLGVTYYAQGRDILVDGGFHSYEKSSYRYWTMSPEAHNVPTVVGARFRPRTSSKLTESKYGSDRQAFRLTDQAYGVSRTRSVLVNHGEDVMAVLDTASGGKKVRNVWRFDPSLKVVSNGGGKVVLEDGKFKVTLLQFSASCDRVGGQKVERGGKLGWVSPTYLSKKPTNVVVSPAAASLLTVIVPGAESPKVSCSGGKVTVDGVSFPADLF
- the cimA gene encoding citramalate synthase, whose translation is MADDRFHVYDTTLRDGAQQEGLNLTVADKLAVARHLDGLGVGFIEGGWPGANPKDTEFFRRAQTELDLKHAQLAAFGATRRAGVKAADDPLVAALRESGAPVVTLVAKSHDRHVELALRTTLQENLAMIRDTVSHLRAEGQRVFLDAEHFFDGYKSNPAYALEVLRTAAEAGADVIALCDTNGGMLPDELADIVNEAVQAGARVGIHCHDDTGCAVANTLAAVKAGATHVQGCANGYGERSGNANLFTVVANLQLKRGFDLVPAAALADMTRIAHAITEVTNVTPNSHAPYVGMSAFAHKAGLHASAIKVDPNLYQHIDPAAVGNDMRMLVSDMAGRASVELKGRELGYELTPEHTKTLVERVKDLESKGFTFEAADASFELLLRDTVAGERKRHFDVESWRVIVERTKGGELVSEATVKVHAKGERIVATGEGNGPVNALDKAVRLALEQLYPELARLELVDFKVRILEDTHGTDAITRVLITSSDDTGEWATVGVAENIIDASWQALEQAVTYGLLRAGRDC